One part of the Streptomyces nigra genome encodes these proteins:
- a CDS encoding YceI family protein: protein MGIFNRKDSAATTATATPAAAVAVAPELAALTGDYTIDPAHSTLGFVARHAMVTNVKGKFLDFSGSLHLDGSNPAASTASLDIKMDSIDTGSADRDGHLKSADFFKTDEFPTMTFRSTKAEALGGDDYRITGDLTILGTTRPITIDLEFNGAAKDPFGNERVGFEGKAEILRSEWGLTWNAALETGGVLVSDKIKLNFDISAIKNA, encoded by the coding sequence ATGGGCATCTTCAACCGCAAGGACTCCGCCGCCACCACCGCGACCGCCACCCCGGCCGCCGCCGTGGCCGTCGCGCCCGAGCTGGCCGCGCTGACCGGCGACTACACGATCGACCCGGCACACTCCACGCTCGGCTTCGTCGCCCGGCACGCCATGGTCACGAACGTCAAGGGCAAGTTCCTCGACTTCAGCGGCTCCCTGCACCTGGACGGCTCGAACCCGGCCGCCTCCACGGCGTCCCTCGACATCAAGATGGACAGCATCGACACCGGGTCGGCGGACCGCGACGGGCACCTCAAGAGCGCGGACTTCTTCAAGACGGACGAGTTCCCGACGATGACGTTCCGCTCCACCAAGGCGGAGGCCCTGGGCGGCGACGACTACCGCATCACCGGCGACCTCACCATCCTGGGCACCACCCGCCCGATCACCATCGACCTGGAGTTCAACGGCGCCGCGAAGGACCCCTTCGGCAACGAGCGCGTCGGCTTCGAGGGCAAGGCGGAGATCCTGCGCTCCGAGTGGGGCCTGACCTGGAACGCCGCGCTGGAGACGGGCGGCGTGCTGGTCTCCGACAAGATCAAGCTGAACTTCGACATCTCGGCGATCAAGAACGCCTGA